One window of Lawsonibacter asaccharolyticus genomic DNA carries:
- a CDS encoding stage IV sporulation protein A, with amino-acid sequence MEDRKIYEDIALRTEGDIYIGVVGPVRTGKSTFIKRFMETLVIPNIENVYRRERARDELPQSGSGRTIMTAEPKFVPEEAVAVTMEGGAAFQVRLIDCVGYMVEGAVGHLEGETQRMVTTPWFDHEIPMSEAAEIGTRKVIAEHSTIGIVITTDGTITEIPREDYLEAEDRVITELKELGKPFLVLLNSAYPNSERAQAIQADISQRYGVACRALNCLELSEGDINTVLKDVLYEFPVKELDLFLPPWVDALAQDHPIKSALYTAIREGASDLYRIRDVEQTVRSIKECEEVSDARVTSIDLGTGLAAAVLDLPRALFYHTLSQQSGFQIQDDGDLVSLLTQLAGVKAAYDKVADALKEVEETGYGIVVPSIDSLVLEEPEIVRQGGRYGVRLKASAPSIHMIRADIETEVAPIVGTEKQSEEMVHYLLQEFEGDTSKIWQSNIFGKSFYELVGEDLNTKVKRMPEDAREKLRETLQRIINEGSGGLICIIL; translated from the coding sequence GTGGAAGATCGCAAAATCTACGAGGATATCGCGCTTCGGACCGAGGGCGATATCTATATCGGCGTCGTGGGGCCGGTCCGGACCGGAAAATCCACATTTATCAAGCGGTTCATGGAGACGCTGGTCATCCCCAACATTGAAAATGTGTACCGCCGGGAGCGGGCCAGGGATGAACTGCCCCAGAGCGGCTCCGGGCGTACCATCATGACGGCGGAGCCCAAATTTGTCCCGGAGGAAGCGGTAGCTGTCACAATGGAGGGGGGCGCCGCCTTCCAGGTCCGGCTTATCGACTGCGTGGGCTACATGGTGGAGGGAGCGGTGGGACATCTGGAAGGAGAGACCCAGCGGATGGTGACCACCCCGTGGTTCGATCACGAGATCCCCATGTCGGAGGCGGCGGAGATCGGCACCCGGAAGGTCATTGCGGAACATTCCACCATCGGCATCGTCATCACCACGGACGGGACCATCACCGAGATCCCCCGGGAGGACTATCTGGAGGCGGAGGACCGGGTCATCACGGAACTGAAGGAGCTGGGGAAGCCCTTTCTGGTCCTCCTCAACTCCGCCTATCCCAACTCGGAGCGGGCCCAGGCCATCCAAGCGGACATCAGCCAGCGGTACGGGGTGGCCTGCCGGGCACTCAACTGCCTGGAGCTGAGCGAGGGGGACATCAACACCGTCCTGAAGGATGTGCTCTACGAGTTCCCGGTGAAGGAGCTGGACCTGTTCCTGCCCCCCTGGGTGGACGCCCTGGCTCAGGACCATCCCATCAAGTCTGCCCTGTACACCGCCATCCGGGAGGGGGCCTCCGACCTGTACCGCATCCGGGACGTGGAGCAGACGGTCCGCTCCATCAAGGAGTGCGAGGAGGTGAGCGACGCCCGGGTGACCTCCATCGACCTAGGCACCGGGCTGGCCGCTGCGGTACTGGACCTGCCCAGGGCCCTGTTCTACCACACTCTGTCCCAGCAGTCCGGCTTCCAGATCCAGGACGACGGGGATCTGGTCTCTCTGCTGACCCAGCTGGCTGGCGTCAAGGCAGCATATGACAAGGTGGCAGACGCTCTGAAGGAAGTGGAGGAGACCGGCTACGGCATCGTGGTGCCCTCCATCGATTCCCTGGTGCTGGAGGAGCCGGAGATCGTCCGGCAGGGGGGACGCTATGGCGTCCGACTCAAGGCCAGCGCCCCCTCCATCCATATGATCCGCGCGGATATTGAGACCGAAGTTGCCCCTATCGTGGGTACGGAGAAGCAGAGCGAGGAGATGGTCCACTATCTGCTCCAGGAATTTGAGGGGGACACCTCCAAGATCTGGCAGTCCAACATTTTCGGGAAATCCTTCTACGAGCTGGTGGGGGAGGACCTGAACACCAAGGTCAAGCGGATGCCGGAGGACGCCCGGGAAAAGCTCCGGGAGACCCTCCAGCGCATCATCAACGAGGGCTCCGGCGGACTGATCTGCATCATCCTGTAA
- a CDS encoding N-acetylmuramoyl-L-alanine amidase, producing the protein MKHVISVLCVLAVLLCMAPFVSPNGEGEAVSAAARTETGPFIVDAGHGGEDGGAVSADGTQESGINLAIALRLEDILAFCGAAPVMLRREDISLHDPEAGSLKEKKSSDLRNRTRAVQDLSGATLISVHQNSYPESRYDGAQVFYAPTEGSQALAEYTQEILRQTLDPDNGRQAKQIPDTVYLMNHIDNRAILVECGFLSNPQEAARLRDPVYQTKIAAALASACLTFQGERITAHTTEI; encoded by the coding sequence ATGAAACATGTCATTTCGGTCCTGTGCGTCCTGGCGGTACTGCTGTGTATGGCCCCCTTCGTGTCTCCGAACGGAGAGGGAGAGGCTGTCTCCGCCGCTGCCCGCACAGAGACAGGCCCCTTCATCGTGGATGCCGGCCACGGAGGAGAGGACGGCGGTGCGGTCTCGGCAGACGGCACCCAGGAGAGCGGCATCAACCTGGCCATAGCCCTTCGGCTGGAGGACATCCTGGCTTTCTGCGGTGCCGCCCCCGTCATGCTGCGCCGGGAGGATATCTCCCTGCACGACCCGGAGGCCGGTTCCCTGAAGGAGAAGAAGTCCTCGGACCTGCGCAACCGGACCCGGGCCGTCCAGGATCTGTCCGGCGCCACCCTGATCAGTGTCCACCAAAACAGCTACCCGGAGAGCCGCTACGACGGTGCACAGGTGTTCTACGCACCCACAGAGGGCTCCCAGGCACTGGCCGAATACACCCAGGAGATCCTGCGCCAAACGCTGGACCCGGACAACGGCAGGCAGGCCAAGCAGATCCCAGACACAGTATATCTGATGAATCACATTGACAACCGGGCGATTTTGGTGGAGTGCGGCTTCCTCAGCAATCCACAGGAGGCCGCCAGGCTCCGAGACCCGGTCTATCAGACCAAGATCGCCGCAGCCCTGGCCAGCGCCTGCCTGACCTTTCAGGGGGAGCGGATCACGGCCCATACCACAGAGATTTGA
- a CDS encoding DNA repair protein RadA — protein sequence MKAKTVFYCTECGNETPKWQGRCPACGAWNTVVERPAEQAPRKGGPARGTSGIGVPLSRPKSMEEVEVTDELRFRTGMGELDRVLGGGAVRGSLVLVGGAPGIGKSTLMLQICDNLCRFAKVLYVSGEESERQIKLRAQRLNVAGEGLYLLSETNLEHVLDAVHSLQPDVLIVDSIQTLYHGDISSGPGSISQVKECTMSLMQLAKGEGITVFVIGHVNKEGSIAGPKVLEHMVDCVLYFEGERQMAYRILRAAKNRFGATNEIGVFEMADAGLTEVPNPSEALLAGRPTDAPGTCVTCVMEGVRPVLAEVQALVVPSSLGNPRRVSNGVDYNRAMLLLAVLEKRGGLMLSGCDAYVNVIGGLSLEEPAADLAAMIAFASSFRDRPVPSDLAAIGEIGLTGELRAVSALGQRLSEVRRLGFTKCLIPKRVQGKLSVPEGLDVIRVANIREALAAIL from the coding sequence ATGAAGGCCAAGACGGTATTTTATTGTACGGAATGTGGAAATGAGACGCCCAAGTGGCAGGGGAGATGCCCGGCCTGCGGGGCCTGGAATACGGTGGTGGAGCGGCCCGCAGAACAGGCCCCCAGGAAGGGAGGGCCCGCCCGGGGGACATCCGGTATCGGCGTCCCTCTCAGCCGTCCTAAGTCCATGGAAGAGGTAGAGGTCACCGATGAGCTGCGCTTCCGCACCGGGATGGGAGAGCTGGACCGGGTGCTGGGCGGCGGAGCGGTGCGCGGTTCATTGGTGCTGGTGGGCGGCGCACCAGGCATTGGAAAATCCACCCTGATGCTCCAGATCTGCGACAACCTGTGCCGGTTCGCCAAGGTCCTGTATGTATCCGGTGAGGAGTCAGAGCGGCAGATCAAGCTGCGGGCCCAGCGGCTGAACGTGGCCGGCGAGGGGCTCTATCTCCTGTCGGAAACAAACCTGGAACACGTGCTGGACGCAGTCCACAGCCTCCAGCCCGATGTGCTCATCGTGGACTCCATTCAGACCCTCTATCACGGGGATATCAGCTCGGGGCCGGGAAGCATCTCCCAGGTGAAGGAGTGTACCATGTCCCTGATGCAGCTGGCGAAAGGGGAGGGGATCACCGTCTTTGTCATCGGCCACGTGAACAAGGAGGGATCTATCGCCGGCCCTAAGGTACTGGAGCATATGGTGGACTGCGTTCTCTATTTTGAGGGAGAGCGGCAGATGGCCTACCGCATCCTCCGGGCGGCGAAAAATCGCTTTGGCGCCACCAATGAGATCGGCGTCTTTGAGATGGCAGACGCGGGACTGACGGAAGTGCCCAACCCGTCGGAGGCCCTGCTGGCCGGGCGGCCCACCGACGCCCCCGGGACCTGCGTCACCTGCGTGATGGAGGGGGTGCGGCCAGTGCTGGCGGAGGTACAGGCGCTGGTGGTGCCCTCCAGCCTGGGCAATCCCCGCCGGGTGAGCAACGGGGTGGACTACAACCGGGCCATGCTACTGCTGGCGGTGCTGGAAAAGCGCGGCGGACTGATGCTCAGCGGCTGCGATGCCTATGTGAACGTGATCGGCGGCCTCTCACTGGAGGAGCCCGCCGCTGATCTGGCCGCTATGATCGCTTTTGCCTCCAGCTTCCGGGACAGGCCTGTTCCCAGCGACTTGGCCGCCATCGGAGAGATCGGCCTGACCGGCGAGCTGCGGGCGGTGAGTGCCCTGGGACAGCGGCTCAGTGAGGTGCGGCGCCTGGGATTTACCAAATGCCTGATCCCGAAACGGGTCCAAGGAAAGCTGTCTGTTCCGGAGGGCCTGGACGTGATCCGGGTGGCCAACATCCGGGAAGCACTGGCCGCCATTTTGTAA
- a CDS encoding tyrosine recombinase XerC — protein MDYRSESPPILRDFLVYHETIQGHSPKTVDEYFLDLRSFFRYLKLEKRLVPKDTPMESIPIDDVDIQLIRSVTLTDVYAYMSYLSRDRAAHPNSPDTSYGLSASSRARKVATIRSFYKYLTNKAKLLTENPMQDLDSPRLKKSLPRYLDLEESVELLESVDGANSVRDYCILTLFLNCGLRISELVGLNVTDVRGDQLRVLGKGNKERVLFLNEACQQALQDWLTERNMLALIDKEALFITHQNRRRISRAAVHKLVKKHLAASGLDSTQYSAHKLRHTAATLMLQNGVDVRTLQEVLGHDHLNTTQIYTHVDSDDLRTAARANPLGMVKKKKRGSEDET, from the coding sequence TTGGACTACCGCTCAGAATCACCACCCATCCTTCGGGATTTTCTGGTCTATCATGAGACCATCCAGGGCCACTCCCCAAAAACCGTGGACGAATACTTTCTGGATCTGCGCAGCTTTTTCCGCTATCTCAAGCTGGAAAAACGGCTTGTCCCCAAGGATACGCCCATGGAATCGATCCCCATCGATGATGTGGACATCCAACTCATCCGCTCCGTCACTCTGACCGACGTCTACGCCTATATGAGCTATCTCAGCCGAGACCGCGCGGCCCATCCGAACAGCCCAGACACCAGCTATGGATTGTCTGCGTCCTCCCGGGCACGCAAGGTGGCGACCATCCGCTCATTTTATAAGTACCTCACCAACAAGGCCAAGCTGCTGACTGAGAACCCTATGCAGGATCTGGATTCCCCCCGCCTCAAGAAGTCACTGCCCCGTTACCTGGATCTGGAAGAGAGCGTGGAATTGCTGGAGTCGGTAGACGGAGCTAACTCTGTGCGGGATTACTGCATCCTGACCCTGTTTTTGAACTGCGGCCTGCGGATCTCAGAGCTGGTCGGCCTGAACGTGACCGATGTCCGGGGCGATCAGCTCAGAGTCCTGGGCAAGGGCAACAAGGAACGGGTCCTCTTTCTCAACGAAGCCTGTCAGCAGGCTCTCCAGGATTGGCTGACAGAGCGGAACATGCTGGCACTGATCGATAAGGAGGCCCTCTTCATCACCCATCAGAACCGCCGGCGCATCTCCCGCGCTGCGGTGCACAAGCTGGTGAAAAAGCATCTGGCCGCTTCCGGGCTGGACAGCACCCAGTATTCCGCCCATAAGCTGCGCCACACTGCCGCCACTCTGATGCTTCAAAACGGCGTAGACGTACGCACTTTGCAGGAGGTCCTGGGCCACGACCACCTGAACACGACCCAGATATACACCCACGTGGACAGCGATGATCTGCGCACCGCAGCCCGTGCCAATCCTCTGGGGATGGTAAAGAAGAAAAAAAGGGGAAGTGAGGACGAGACATGA
- a CDS encoding fructose-bisphosphate aldolase, with product MPLVTTTEMFKKAYDGGYAIGAFNVNNMEIVQGITEAAKEVNAPLILQVSKGARAYANHTYLIKLVEAAIAETGLPICLHLDHGDSFELCKSCVDGGFTSVMIDASSKPFEENIEITKKVVEYAHDHGVVVEAELGALAGVEDEVNVSAEDSHYTRPEEVEEFVSRTGCDSLAIAIGTSHGAYKFTAAQCTRNEKGELVPPPLRFDILDEIVRRLPGFPIVLHGSSSVPQEFVKMINENGGKMPDAVGIPEDQLRQAARGAVCKINIDSDLRLAMTGTIRKYFAEHPADFDPRQYLKPARENIKQLVKHKLINVLGCDGKA from the coding sequence ATGCCACTGGTAACGACCACTGAAATGTTCAAAAAGGCCTATGACGGCGGATACGCTATCGGCGCGTTCAATGTCAACAACATGGAGATCGTCCAGGGGATCACCGAGGCGGCCAAAGAGGTCAACGCCCCCCTGATCCTCCAGGTCTCCAAGGGCGCTCGGGCCTATGCTAACCATACCTATCTGATCAAGCTGGTAGAGGCCGCCATCGCTGAGACCGGCCTGCCTATCTGCCTGCACCTGGACCACGGCGACAGCTTCGAGCTGTGCAAGTCCTGCGTGGACGGCGGTTTCACCTCCGTGATGATCGATGCCTCCTCCAAGCCCTTTGAGGAGAACATCGAGATCACCAAGAAGGTGGTGGAGTATGCCCACGACCACGGCGTAGTGGTGGAGGCCGAGCTGGGCGCTCTGGCAGGCGTGGAGGACGAGGTCAATGTGTCTGCCGAAGACTCCCATTACACCCGTCCTGAAGAGGTGGAGGAGTTCGTCTCCCGCACCGGCTGTGATTCCCTGGCCATCGCCATCGGCACCAGCCACGGCGCTTACAAGTTCACTGCCGCTCAATGCACCCGCAATGAGAAGGGGGAGCTGGTTCCCCCTCCGCTGCGCTTCGACATCCTGGATGAGATCGTCAGGCGCCTGCCTGGGTTCCCCATCGTGCTCCACGGCTCCTCCTCCGTGCCTCAGGAGTTTGTGAAGATGATCAACGAGAATGGCGGCAAGATGCCTGACGCCGTGGGCATCCCCGAGGATCAGCTGCGTCAGGCCGCACGGGGCGCCGTGTGCAAGATCAATATCGACTCCGATCTGCGTCTGGCCATGACCGGCACCATCCGTAAGTATTTTGCCGAGCATCCCGCCGACTTTGACCCCCGGCAGTATCTGAAGCCCGCCCGCGAGAACATCAAGCAGCTGGTCAAGCATAAGCTGATCAACGTGCTGGGCTGCGACGGCAAGGCCTGA
- a CDS encoding phosphofructokinase, whose amino-acid sequence MNQLTGACIIGQSGGPTAVINASAQGVIQTALKTPCITQVLGAAHGIKGVLEDKLYDMAQEDPAELDLMKYTPSSALGSCRYKLADPDVDDTDYQRILEIFKKYNVRYFFYNGGNDSMDTCNKISKYMQKVGYECRIMGVPKTIDNDLNGTDHCPGFASAAKYIATSCAEVWQDAHVYDTGMVTIIEIMGRHAGWLAGSAALASLTGCGPDLVYLPETDFDMDRFLSDVKAVYDKTGKCMVAVSEGIHYADGTFVSEAKTSATDGFGHAQLGGLASMLAETVKQKLGAKVRGIELSLLQRCGSHLASKTDVEEAYLAGQAAVEAAAEGFTDKMVAFQCTRDGSYACKTVLEPLDIVANFEKKVPRAWINEAGNGVTQEFIDYVLPLIQGETDAPKENALPRFARLKKVLTTSL is encoded by the coding sequence ATGAATCAACTGACTGGAGCCTGTATCATCGGCCAGTCCGGCGGCCCCACCGCCGTCATCAACGCCAGTGCCCAGGGCGTCATCCAGACCGCCCTGAAGACTCCCTGCATCACTCAGGTGCTGGGCGCCGCCCACGGCATCAAGGGTGTGCTGGAGGACAAGCTGTACGACATGGCTCAGGAGGACCCCGCTGAGCTGGACCTGATGAAATACACCCCCTCCTCTGCCCTGGGCTCCTGCCGCTACAAGCTGGCGGATCCCGACGTAGATGATACCGATTACCAGCGTATCCTGGAGATCTTCAAGAAGTACAATGTCCGCTATTTCTTCTACAACGGCGGCAACGACTCCATGGACACCTGCAACAAGATCTCCAAGTATATGCAGAAAGTGGGCTACGAGTGCCGCATCATGGGTGTTCCAAAGACCATCGACAATGACCTGAACGGCACCGACCACTGCCCCGGCTTTGCCTCCGCGGCCAAGTATATCGCCACCTCCTGCGCCGAGGTGTGGCAGGACGCCCACGTGTATGACACCGGCATGGTCACCATCATCGAGATCATGGGCCGCCACGCCGGCTGGCTGGCCGGCTCCGCCGCCCTGGCCTCCCTCACCGGCTGCGGTCCCGACCTGGTCTATCTGCCCGAGACCGACTTTGACATGGACCGGTTCCTCTCCGATGTGAAGGCCGTCTACGATAAGACCGGCAAGTGCATGGTAGCCGTGTCCGAGGGCATCCACTACGCCGACGGCACCTTCGTCTCCGAGGCTAAGACCTCCGCTACTGACGGCTTCGGACACGCCCAGCTGGGCGGTCTGGCCTCCATGCTGGCCGAGACCGTGAAGCAGAAGCTGGGGGCCAAGGTCCGCGGCATCGAGCTCTCCCTGCTCCAGCGCTGCGGGTCCCATCTGGCCTCCAAGACCGATGTGGAGGAGGCATATCTGGCCGGCCAGGCTGCGGTGGAGGCCGCCGCTGAGGGCTTTACTGACAAGATGGTGGCTTTCCAGTGCACTCGGGATGGCAGCTATGCATGCAAGACCGTCCTGGAGCCCTTGGATATCGTGGCCAACTTTGAGAAGAAGGTCCCCCGCGCGTGGATCAACGAGGCCGGGAACGGTGTGACTCAAGAGTTCATCGACTATGTGCTGCCCCTGATCCAGGGAGAGACCGATGCCCCCAAGGAGAACGCCCTCCCCCGTTTTGCCCGCCTGAAAAAGGTGCTGACCACCAGCCTGTAA